The Candidatus Binatia bacterium genome has a window encoding:
- a CDS encoding SDR family oxidoreductase → MQENPAASPMKAYDLSGRVAVVTGAASGIGQRSAEFLSAAGARIVLGDIDAEGLEVTAGRVNQTSAGVTQVTDVTDRSAVEALIQRAVDEYGQLDILCNIAGAMSPGTIEEITDDQLEKALSLNLRSVIWGCRAAIPAMKGNETGGSIINVSSGAIDSPTPGIGLYAITKAAVAMLTKTLATEVGPYGIRVNALCPGATMTKFTTWRMHREDGTLDREAYDQFVERMRARSPLGEVGEAEDQAHILLHLASDAARWTTGTIMRANGGQTFSW, encoded by the coding sequence GTGCAAGAAAACCCTGCAGCATCTCCCATGAAGGCCTATGACCTCTCGGGTCGAGTAGCTGTTGTCACCGGTGCCGCCAGCGGTATCGGGCAGCGTTCAGCCGAGTTTCTCTCGGCGGCCGGAGCTCGTATCGTGCTCGGCGACATCGACGCCGAAGGCCTCGAGGTCACGGCTGGGCGGGTCAACCAGACAAGTGCGGGGGTGACCCAGGTGACCGACGTGACGGACCGCAGTGCCGTCGAGGCCCTCATCCAGCGCGCTGTCGACGAGTACGGGCAACTGGATATCCTGTGCAATATCGCAGGAGCGATGTCCCCGGGGACGATCGAGGAAATCACCGACGACCAGCTCGAGAAAGCTCTTTCTCTCAACCTTCGCAGCGTAATCTGGGGATGCCGCGCGGCGATCCCCGCCATGAAGGGCAATGAAACAGGGGGATCGATCATCAACGTCTCCTCCGGTGCGATTGATTCGCCCACCCCCGGCATCGGTCTCTACGCAATCACCAAGGCCGCTGTTGCCATGTTGACCAAGACCCTGGCAACCGAGGTTGGTCCTTATGGCATCCGGGTCAACGCGCTCTGCCCCGGCGCTACAATGACAAAGTTCACCACGTGGCGGATGCATCGCGAAGACGGAACACTCGATCGGGAGGCTTACGACCAGTTCGTTGAACGAATGAGAGCACGCTCGCCGCTCGGTGAAGTCGGCGAAGCCGAAGACCAGGCGCATATCCTCCTGCATCTCGCCTCGGATGCGGCGCGATGGACGACGGGTACGATCATGCGAGCCAACGGGGGCCAGACCTTTTCCTGGTAG